GGTCTTTTAAGAGAAGGAGAAGTTGAACAGGTAACCAATACCTTTAAAGACAGATTAAACTTTAAATTTGTTGATGCTTCAGATGAATTTATGGATGCTCTTGCAGGCTATGACGACCCTGAAGATAAAAGAAAAATTATCGGAAAAGTTTTCATTGACGTATTTGAAAGAGAAGCTATAAAATCCGGCGCTAAATATTTAGTTCAGGGAACTATTGCACCGGACTGGATTGAAACTGAAGGTGAAATCAAATCCCACCATAACCTGGCTCTTCCAAGCGGAATGGAACTTGAATTATGTGAACCAATCCGTGACTTATACAAAGATGAAGTCAGAGAAATCGGTGATGAATTAGGATTGCCTGCTACAACAGTTTACAGACAGCCTTTCCCAGGACCAGGACTTGGAGTACGTGTTGTCGGCGCACTGACAAGAGAAAATGTTGAAATCTGCAGAAAAGCAAATCACATTGTCCGTGAAGAAATTGAAGCTGCAGGTATTGACAAAGACGTATGGCAATACTTTGCTGTTTTAACAGACACTAAAGTAACCGGTGTTAAAGGAGACCAGAGAGACTTCGGATATCTTGTAGTGGTCAGAGTTGTAAACTCAATTGACGCTATGACCGCATCAGTTGCTGAACTTCCATGGGAAGTTGTCAGAACCATTTCACAAAGAATCACTTCCGAAATTTCAGAAGTTACTCACGTTGCACTATCCGTTAGTGACAAACCACCTGCAACCATCGAATTCTGTTAAAAAAATACTTTTATAGTATTTTTTATTTTTACTTTTTTTAAAACCATGAAAACCACTAAAAATGCATATTTAGCCAAATTAACAGAACAAATCCAAATGAAATCTGTTAATGTAGGAAAAAATCTTGAAGGAACTACCCCTCCCTCAGTATTTATCGGCAGATGGTCCTATCCTAAAGTCTATGCCGGACCTATGATGAGTTCACAGATGGGAGACACATACATCATGGACTCCCCTGAATCATGGATCGGTGAGAATAAAACTCAGGATGAAATCATCAACTACCGTATGAATCTTGTCAGAGGAAAACAGCTGATAAAGATTGATGATTTGGAAAATCCGTTTGTTGAAAAACTCCAGGACATTTCCCTTGCATCAAAATCTATTGACAGTGAGGCCACATTCGGTAAAAAACCGACAGGATCAATGCTTTCAGAAGACAGCATGCCTCACGGGCCAAGCGCAGTAATTGAAACATTTGACATTGACGCTGTAAGATGGGACAGGCAGCTTGAAAAAACATTTTATGATACTGATTTAAAAGCCACAGAGGCAGTTGTCAATCTTCACAATAAAGACGTTCCGTTTTCTGCAATGCAGAAGGCATTTTCAGTTGGAGCAATAGGTACAAAAAATAAAAGAAAGCTTGTTCCAACAAGATGGTCCATAACAGCATGTGATTCAACACTTGCAGACGAATTTTTAAAGGAAGTAAGGAAATTTGAAAGACTGGATACCTACAGAGTATTTGAATTTGGAGCCCTTAACAATTATTACATAATAATACTGACACCTACCGAATGGCAGTATGAGTGGTATGAGGCATTTATCAAATTAATGAAAAATGAAGAACTGATATTTTCAGATTATGAAACAAACGGCGGCAAAAAAGAATATTCCATCGTGGGAGGATGCTATTACACTGCAAAAATGGCAGTTCTTGACTACCTTCTTAAAATTAAAAAACAGTCAGGACTGATAATTTTAAGAGAAGCCTATGACGGATATGTGCCATTGGGCGTGTTCAATGTAAGGGAAAACATTAAAGAGGCTATGCTTAGACCATATCTTGAGTTTGAAACCCTGGAAGACTGCCTGAAATATTCCGGAACAAAATTAAGAATTCCTATCAATAGATATGTCAAACAGGGAACACTGCTTAACGAAATGCTTCACACAAAACAGACCACACTGGATATGTACTTTAAAAGAGGATAATATGTTTAAATTTAAAACCCCATCTCAAAAAACATTAAAAACAATGTCTGAAGTTGCAGGCGGAAACCTCGAAAATGATTTCGAAGCCGAAGCAGCTGAAAAAATTAAAGACCTTACCGGCCACGACCATGCAAAAATTACATCAAGCGGGAACAACAGTATTTTTATTGCACTGTCTGCAGTTGAAGGAGACGTAATTGTACCCGACCAGGGAGGATGGCACGGATTTAAGCAGATTGCAAAATTTTTAAAAAAAGACATAGTTACCTTAAAAACTGACATGGGACTTATCAATCCTGATTATTTGGATGAAATTGAATTTAAAGAAAATTCCGCTTTAATATACACAAGTTTTGCAGGATACTGTGCCGAGCAGGATACAAAAGGCATTTCAAAATACTGCAAAAGCAACAACATCACTACAATTGAAGATGCTTCAGCCGGAATCGGTGATAAAAAACACAACTTAGGTAACGGAAATTATTCAGACATTATAATTGCATCTACAGGATCACCAAAAATAATCAATGTTGGAAGCGGAGGTTTTATAACCTCAAACAATAAGGAAAGTTTTGACAATACCAAGCTTCCTCAAAAATTAAGCAAAACATCACAAATTGTATGCAGTGGTATATGTTGCGAACTTGAAAACGTTGATGAAAAACTTGAAGTTACATTAAATGCAACCAAGCATCTAAAAAACAATATAGACAACACATTACATGCAAATAAAAGAGGCATCAATGTAATTATTCCACATAGTAATGCGAAAGAGATAAGTTGGAATTTGAAAAAGGCACTGCCGATAAACAAAAGCGGATTTATCACAACATGTCCAAATTACAACAGAGTAAAACAGAAAGCCATTGCTGTTGAAATAAAAAATCTGGCATATGAATGCCTTGAAAAGGAATATTTGGATAAAATTATTGAAGAAATTAATAATCAACTGTAAGTTTAGTGATTCTATCGATTAATATATTTTCTACTGACATATTTTCCAGTTCCGCATCACTGATTTTATATATTTCCTTTAACATGCCATCATCAGCTGCTAAAACATCATCATCACGAACAAACAAATCAGACAGCTCTTTAGAATAATCTTTTGAATTGACGAGTACTGCGCAGAGATTCATGTTTCCTTCTTTAAGGCCTAAAGTTTTAAATGCCTTGGAAATCTGGCGCTGAGCGGAACATCTTAGAACAATTTCAACACTGATATCCTTTGCAAGATTTTCATCACGTTCAAATGCAAGAAATGCCTGGTTGACTCCGTGGATTATATGATTTTTAGAAGCAACCGCATCTGCATTAAGAAGCTGAATAATTTCGCCATCTTCTTTAATCGCATCTATCTGAGAGAGAGTATCCCCTACAGAATCAATATTTGCCTTAAAACCTAAAATTTGTATATTATCCATATGCATGTAACCACTAATCCCTAAGTAATCTGTTTACTCCAGCAATATATGCTTTAACACTGGCGTTGATAATATCAGCCTCGGTACCACGTGCAGAAACAACCTTGTCCTCTTTTTGAAGTTTGATAATTACATCAATAAATGCATCAGTACCGCCGGTGATAGCATCTACGTGATATTCAATTAATTCTATATCCCTGAACATGTCCAGTGATTTGATTGCATTGATTGCTGCATCTACAGGACCTAAACCTACACCTGCATTCAATATTTCTTCACCGTCAATGGATATTTTAACTGAAGCAGTTGGCATTACCTTATTTCCTGAAACAATAGTAATTTCATCAAGTTTGATTCTATCTTCATGATTTATCTCTAAAACATTATCTGCAATTACCTGCAAATCAACATCAGTAACAGTTTTACCCT
This is a stretch of genomic DNA from uncultured Methanobrevibacter sp.. It encodes these proteins:
- the guaA gene encoding glutamine-hydrolyzing GMP synthase; this encodes MLSPKEFIDDAVKKIKDQIGDEKAIIALSGGVDSSVCSVLVQQAIGDNLTAIFVDHGLLREGEVEQVTNTFKDRLNFKFVDASDEFMDALAGYDDPEDKRKIIGKVFIDVFEREAIKSGAKYLVQGTIAPDWIETEGEIKSHHNLALPSGMELELCEPIRDLYKDEVREIGDELGLPATTVYRQPFPGPGLGVRVVGALTRENVEICRKANHIVREEIEAAGIDKDVWQYFAVLTDTKVTGVKGDQRDFGYLVVVRVVNSIDAMTASVAELPWEVVRTISQRITSEISEVTHVALSVSDKPPATIEFC
- a CDS encoding DegT/DnrJ/EryC1/StrS family aminotransferase, whose translation is MFKFKTPSQKTLKTMSEVAGGNLENDFEAEAAEKIKDLTGHDHAKITSSGNNSIFIALSAVEGDVIVPDQGGWHGFKQIAKFLKKDIVTLKTDMGLINPDYLDEIEFKENSALIYTSFAGYCAEQDTKGISKYCKSNNITTIEDASAGIGDKKHNLGNGNYSDIIIASTGSPKIINVGSGGFITSNNKESFDNTKLPQKLSKTSQIVCSGICCELENVDEKLEVTLNATKHLKNNIDNTLHANKRGINVIIPHSNAKEISWNLKKALPINKSGFITTCPNYNRVKQKAIAVEIKNLAYECLEKEYLDKIIEEINNQL
- the cgi121 gene encoding KEOPS complex subunit Cgi121 — translated: MHMDNIQILGFKANIDSVGDTLSQIDAIKEDGEIIQLLNADAVASKNHIIHGVNQAFLAFERDENLAKDISVEIVLRCSAQRQISKAFKTLGLKEGNMNLCAVLVNSKDYSKELSDLFVRDDDVLAADDGMLKEIYKISDAELENMSVENILIDRITKLTVDY